The Lagopus muta isolate bLagMut1 chromosome 8, bLagMut1 primary, whole genome shotgun sequence genome contains a region encoding:
- the SPP2 gene encoding secreted phosphoprotein 24, with product MGKTREDFERHTMRSLIFVLTLSVFSCSGFPVYDYELPVTEEALNASIARINSQSWGPNLYGVVRSHVRHVDMWNSNDYRLELQLSIRETECTKASGRDPFTCGFKVGPFVPTAVCKSVVEVSSEQIVNVIVRCHQSTFSSESMSSEEMMHMLMTGPSKRGSSRSEAFSSRGRGRISGDWNKPDRVSPGKIE from the exons ATGGGGAAAACGCGAGAGGATTTTGAGAGGCACACTATGAGGAGCTTGATTTTTGTCCTCACTCTGAGCGTTTTCTCATGTTCAG GGTTTCCAGTGTACGATTATGAACTCCCTGTCACAGAAGAGGCTCTCAATGCTTCTATTGCAAGGATCAATTCTCAGTCTTGGGGGCCAAACCTGTATGGTGTTGTCAGGAGCCACGTTAGACAT GTTGACATGTGGAACAGCAATGATTATAGACTAGAGCTGCAGCTCAGTATTCGTGAAACAGAATGCACAAAAGCTTCAGGAAGAGACCCATTTACATGTGGCTTCAAAGTAGGGCCTTTTGTG CCAACTGCAGTCTGCAAAAGTGTTGTGGAAGTCTCCAGTGAGCAGATTGTGAATGTTATTGTGCGATGCCATCAGAGCACATTCAGCTCTGAATCGATGAGCAGTGAGGAG ATGATGCATATGCTGATGACGGGCCCAAGCAAGCGAGGCAGCAGTCGCTCTGAAG cctTCTCATCAAGGGGAAGAGGCCGCATCAGTGGCGACTGGAATAAACCTGATCGTGTTAGCCCTGGCAAGATTGAATAA